The genomic interval ACCAGAAGGTGCCAGCGTCGCTTCGCTCCGAGTGGTCGCGACTTTCCGGAACGAGTGGCCGAGATTATCCGGAACAGGTGGTCGCGATCGGCCGGACCAGATGGACGGGATTATCCGGAATCACTGGACGAGACTTTCCGGAATCACTGGTCGATTTCGCCGGAATACGCAGTCAGATCGCCCGGCCGGCCACGGCCGGCATCCGCTTCGGCCTGGCGAACCCAGCGGCGCAGCCCCTCGCCCGAGACCCCCAGTTCTCTCGCGACCTCGAGGATCGACTTGCCGCTCGTCCGCACCAGCTCAACAGCTTGAGACCGGAACTCAGCGGGATACGGGGGATGGCTTCTTGTATGGACCCCACCCTTTCCGGACTTCTCTACACCCCAAGTGTAGGGTTGTCCACGAAAGCGGGTCAAGCCCAGTTGTGGCTCCTCGTGAGCAGTTGGCGTAGCCCTTGCGGCCACTGCGCTACCACTAGGCGCCTATGGAGGGGTATCAGTGAGTTACGGCACTTGGAGGAGCGTCGCTACCCTACCGAGAACCTTTGTGGGGCTCATGAACGATGAGCTCTCTCGCTTGGCAGCCAAGTACGAAGGGAATCTACCCGATCTACGCAGTGACTCCACGCTTCTCCTGGGATCAGATTATAGCGGTGAGCACGATGACTCACCATACTTGGTCTTCTCGTTCTTGATGACGACGCTGGAATCATGGTCCGAATGGGAGCCCAGGAGGCAGTCTGTGAGGGCAGTACATCTGAAGGATTCCCGGCGAATGTCGTTCAAGCAGCTTCGGGATAGGAATCGCCAACATGCCCTTGGCCCGTTACTTGAGGCAGCAAACGGTCTTCGTGGATTGTCTCTCACCATCGCAGTGAACAAGAAGTGCCCATCCTTCTTTGCTGAGCCGAGTCCCTTGGACTTGACAAATCCTGCCTTCATGCCGTATGAGAAGTGGAAGCCTTCAGTACTAACGAAGGCGCTCTTCGTTGTTCACTTGCTCGGCGTCCTTCTGGCTGGACTGGCCGCTCCGCGTCAGGACGTCCTTTGGTTTACCGACGAAGACAGTATCGCGGCGAACGATGACCGACTCCCGTGAGCTGACCCAGCTATTTGGTTGGATTGTCTCTAGCTATCTCGAATTTGACATGGGGCACCTGCGTTCCGGAACTAGTAAGTCTGATAATGGCTCGAGACAGATTGAGGACTTCCTCGCGATTCCAGATCTCGTCGCTGGTGCGATTCAGGAGCAGATGTCTGCTAAGCCCAGCGCCCCAGTTTTTCTACGTGATGTCTTCTGGGTACACAACGGTAACTTCACGGACAAAACGAACGAGATCTCTTGGTGGCTGTCGACCACAGGTCGTCCTCTCAAACGCCTCTTGTGTGTCGTCGAACCCAGCAGAGATGATGCTGGGCATTCTGTTGGCTGGTACCACTTTCATAATCAGGACCCGTAACCCCAGGACAAGACTGCTCTTCGTCTCCTACCCGTATATGCTTCCTGCCGGCGTAGCGCAGCGCATGCGAGCAATGACACGCAGGCGTGGGCGCATACTTTTGTGACCCCCTGCCGGTTCCTGAATGAGCTGGGGCCAAACCGCCCGCAGCCCCCAGTAGGGCAAGATGTCTTGGCACTGCTCAGGCAATAAACGCGTCGGGTCCAATTCCAGGAGAATTCGCCGTCAATGATGATACGGCTCCCCCCGGCTTATCTTGAACGCCCGGTAGATCTGCTCGACCACCATCAGCCGGGCCAACTGATGCGGGAAGGTCATCGCCGACAAGGACAGCTTAAGGTCGGCTCGGACCAGCACAGTGGGGTCTAGGCCCAGCGTGCCCCCGATGACGAAGGCCACATTACTCCGGCCCCGGCCGGCCAGGTCGTCGAGGAGGGCGGCCAAGCTCTCTGATGAAAGGGCTGTCCCACGCCGGTCGAGGCAGACCACGTACTCCCCATTGTGCAAGCTATCGCGGATCCTCTGGCCCTCGGCGGCGAGGATCCTTTTCTCTTGCCCGGGGCTCGGCTCGGTTGGGACGGGCTCGTCGGCCAGCTCGACGACCTCGAACCGCCCGTAGGGCTGAAGGCGCTTGAGGTACTCCTCCACCCCGGCCGCGGCGAATGGCTCTCTGACCCGGCCTACGGCAATGATCCTGAAGTGCATCCATCACCCCTCCAGCGAACATCATTCCCCGCCCGGGCCAGGCCTCCTGCCGCCAAAACGGTGCTCGGCGGCCGGGCGCCTCTTCCCCCAAAAAAGGAGGCGCCCGGGCGGGCGCCTGTAAAGGGGGCTATCTGCACTTATCCACTTACCGTTGTGACGGGGCCGCCGACAACCAACCCTACTTGACCTTGCTGAGGAAGTCCTCGAGCATGGCCTTGGAGGCCTTGAGGATGGCCTGATAGTACGGCGGGTTGTGGAAGCCGTTGGACTTGTCGGCCACCATGAAGCTGTTGTTCGTGTAGGCCTGCTTGTAGAGCAGTTCCACACTGGGGTCGATCGTCGTCCCGGCCGCCTTGGCCGCGTCGAGCTTGGTCTTGGCCTGAGCGAGCAGGGCCTGGACCTCAGCCATCTGGTCCTCGATGCTCTGCTTGAACTCCTCGACTTTTTCCTTGGTCATGCTGGTGTGGCACTTGGCGCAGACATCGACGTCGAGCGGGCCATGCTTGGTGGCGATGGTCACGGTCGGGGTGCCGGGGACGAAGGCATGGCTGCCGTCGGCCATATGGCAATCGGCGCACGTGGCCACCTTTGGGGACGGCGTCTTGGGAACGCCCAGGGCACCGATGCCTTTGAACATCTCCTTGGTCGGATGATGGGCGTCGCTACCGGCCTTGAAGGTGTCCGTAGTCAGGTCGGCGGTGTGGCAGACGGTACAAGCATCTTCAACCTTCAGCCGCAGCTGCGCCTCATTGGTCCGCTTGTGCGGATCGTGGCAGACGACGCAGGTGATCCCGGTCCGGTCGTTCTTCAGGTCACCGGTCTTGAAGTCGGCGAGCTTCGGGGCGGTCTTGCCGTTGTAGTTGGCCACGATGACCGTCGCCGAATGGCACTTGATGCAGTTGTCGCCGTAGTGTCCGCCGACCGCGTCAACCTGGCTCTTGAAGAAGCCGGGATGGCCGGTCTTGTTCAGGTCGGCCACCTGGCCGCTGTGGCACTTGGCGCACATCTCGAAGCCGTTGGTCGACTTGATCTTGGTCTTGTCGCCACCGAAGGCGATGTGCTTCGAGCCGGCGCCGTGGCAGGCCTCGCAGGAGACGCCGTTCTCGAACCAGGTCTTGGTGGCCGCGGTGTAGCCGACCACGTGACAACTCGTGCAGGCGCCGCTCCACTTGGAGGCGGCGTTGTCGGTCCAGGTCTTGGTCTCGAGGTTCCAGGTGGCCGGCAGGTACCAGTACTCATCGCCCCTCTTTTCGAGGTAGCGCTGCTGGGTCATCTGGCCGGCGACGACCAGGGCCACCTTGTCCACGGCGAACTTGGTGTTGGTGGCGAAGTCGCCGACGATGGCTCCCGGGGCCTTGGGGTCCTGGATCATCTTTGAGTGGGCCGTGCCCTTCCAATCCGCGTACTTCTGGGCGTGGCAGGTCTTGCAGGTCTCCGAACCGACGTAGTTATTGGCCAGGCTCGTCAGTGAATTGTCGTTGGTGTAGAGGTTGACGAAGATCTGGGCCAGTTGAGCCCGGGTCAGCGTGCCGGCCGGGGTGAGGGTCTTATCGGAGTTGCCCTTGATCATCCCGGAGCGGACCGCGTAGGCGAGGAACGGGGCCTTGTCGGCCGCGACGCTCTTCGCGTCGGAGAATCCGCTGAGGATGGCCGAGACATCGTTCGGGTCCATCTGGACGGCGCTGCCCTCCAGGCCGGCAGCCCGGACGATGGCGACGACCGTGGTCTGTCGGTCGGCCGCCGTATTCGGACGGAAGGTCCCATCGGCATAGCCGGGAATGAGCTTTTGGGCCCCAGCCACGCCGGCCGCGAACCAATCGCTCTTGGAGACGTCCTTGTAGGCGGCGCCCCCGCCTTCTGGCAGGTTGAAGGCACGAAGGACGATGGTCGCCAGCTCGCCTCGGGTGACTTTGTCATCGGGCCCGAACGAGTTGTCCGGACGACCCTTGAAGATACCGAGGGTGGCCGCTTTCAAACCTACTGACTGACCCCAGTGCCCGTCGAGGTCCCAGAACTTCTTGGACTTGTCGACCGGCGGGGCGGGCGGGGTCGAGCCGCCGTTACCGCTGGATCCACCGGAGTTGCTTCCGGAACTGCCAGCCGGCTTGCTCGAGGCATCGCCGGGCAACGTCTTGGCGTTGATCTCGGCGATATTGCTAAAGCCGTCCCCGTCAGAGTCCTTCGACTCGATGGCGGTGAAGCTGTGGTTGGCCGCACCGAAGTCGCTGCCGTAGCCGTTCAGACTGAAGTCGGCCTTGTGGCAGACATTACAGCTGTCCAGCTTGGAACCCTTTAGAGCAGGGTAGCCGCCGGTGAGAGAACCTTGATACTCGGCTTTGGCCAGGGCCACCCCGGAGATCGTCAGGATGGCCAGAGCCACCACCGCGACGAAGAGGATGCCTTTCCTCACTGACTCGCCTCCTTTCCTGGTGCTGTGGGTCTTGGCGCTTGGTGTATTGTCCAACCGCTTTTGGATCATCTGTGGTTTTCACCTCCTTCACCAAAAGGCTCAGGACAGGTTTAAGAGAGCCCAGGGGGCCCTCATCTTCTTTGCTGTTATGCCAGCGTTCTTACTAAAGTTTGTACTTTGCTTCACTAAGCTGGCCTTTCTCGTCCCATCCTTATGCCGCCGACAGGCCTTGAGTACCTTTCTCAACGCCCATTAGTTGTTCCTGTGCTATCTATCACATTAACGTGCCACTTGTATTTCTACGGGGCAAATGGAAATCCTTCCGCTGGGCAAAAAAATGGCCCCGGTTTCTAGAACCGGGGTCCGTGGAGCTCAGTTTTGGAGCCGGGGACTTGAGCCGCCCGTTGCTTCGACCGGGCTAGTTGGGCGCCGGTGCTTGGCCGAGGGTGACAGTGAAGGTCTGCTGGGCTCCGTTCCTGGTCAC from Bacillota bacterium carries:
- a CDS encoding transposase; translated protein: MTRFRGQPYTWGVEKSGKGGVHTRSHPPYPAEFRSQAVELVRTSGKSILEVARELGVSGEGLRRWVRQAEADAGRGRPGDLTAYSGEIDQ
- the rlmH gene encoding 23S rRNA (pseudouridine(1915)-N(3))-methyltransferase RlmH yields the protein MHFRIIAVGRVREPFAAAGVEEYLKRLQPYGRFEVVELADEPVPTEPSPGQEKRILAAEGQRIRDSLHNGEYVVCLDRRGTALSSESLAALLDDLAGRGRSNVAFVIGGTLGLDPTVLVRADLKLSLSAMTFPHQLARLMVVEQIYRAFKISRGEPYHH
- a CDS encoding ammonia-forming cytochrome c nitrite reductase subunit c552, with amino-acid sequence MRKGILFVAVVALAILTISGVALAKAEYQGSLTGGYPALKGSKLDSCNVCHKADFSLNGYGSDFGAANHSFTAIESKDSDGDGFSNIAEINAKTLPGDASSKPAGSSGSNSGGSSGNGGSTPPAPPVDKSKKFWDLDGHWGQSVGLKAATLGIFKGRPDNSFGPDDKVTRGELATIVLRAFNLPEGGGAAYKDVSKSDWFAAGVAGAQKLIPGYADGTFRPNTAADRQTTVVAIVRAAGLEGSAVQMDPNDVSAILSGFSDAKSVAADKAPFLAYAVRSGMIKGNSDKTLTPAGTLTRAQLAQIFVNLYTNDNSLTSLANNYVGSETCKTCHAQKYADWKGTAHSKMIQDPKAPGAIVGDFATNTKFAVDKVALVVAGQMTQQRYLEKRGDEYWYLPATWNLETKTWTDNAASKWSGACTSCHVVGYTAATKTWFENGVSCEACHGAGSKHIAFGGDKTKIKSTNGFEMCAKCHSGQVADLNKTGHPGFFKSQVDAVGGHYGDNCIKCHSATVIVANYNGKTAPKLADFKTGDLKNDRTGITCVVCHDPHKRTNEAQLRLKVEDACTVCHTADLTTDTFKAGSDAHHPTKEMFKGIGALGVPKTPSPKVATCADCHMADGSHAFVPGTPTVTIATKHGPLDVDVCAKCHTSMTKEKVEEFKQSIEDQMAEVQALLAQAKTKLDAAKAAGTTIDPSVELLYKQAYTNNSFMVADKSNGFHNPPYYQAILKASKAMLEDFLSKVK